Proteins from one Chitinophaga oryzae genomic window:
- a CDS encoding diacylglycerol/lipid kinase family protein, with product MKKILFIINRKAGTDREKRLEGAISRHFPANQFEVSITHLAYLGHGADLAREAVKNGVDTVVAVGGDGSINEIAQGLVDSNTAMAILPLGSGNGLARALKIPLDVDKALRLIVNNKQRPIDVGYANEHLFLSNAGVGFDALIAEQFKHTKKRGLAGYAKLVLKSFSSYNPEAYHISIDGRLLDEKAFLLTVANGNQFGYEFKLAPGASVFDGQLDLCIMPPVRFYHLLPVSFHSLMGNIDKTRYLKHFTGKEITIRSNSLQYLQVDGDAVPINGDGSVRLSVKPAAIKVIVNE from the coding sequence TTGAAGAAGATACTTTTTATCATTAACCGCAAAGCGGGCACAGATCGTGAGAAGCGACTGGAGGGGGCCATCAGCAGACATTTCCCGGCAAATCAGTTTGAGGTGAGCATCACCCATCTGGCTTACCTGGGGCATGGCGCCGACCTGGCCCGGGAGGCAGTGAAAAACGGCGTGGATACTGTTGTGGCCGTAGGTGGTGACGGATCTATCAATGAAATAGCACAGGGCCTGGTAGACAGTAATACTGCTATGGCCATCCTGCCGCTGGGCAGCGGCAATGGGCTCGCCCGTGCCCTCAAAATACCGCTCGACGTGGATAAGGCGCTGCGGCTCATCGTGAACAATAAACAACGCCCCATTGACGTGGGGTATGCCAATGAACATTTGTTCCTCAGCAACGCCGGCGTTGGCTTCGATGCGCTCATTGCGGAACAGTTCAAACATACAAAGAAAAGAGGGCTGGCTGGTTATGCCAAACTGGTGCTCAAAAGCTTCAGCAGCTACAACCCGGAAGCCTACCACATCAGTATAGATGGCCGCCTGCTGGATGAAAAAGCATTCCTGTTGACGGTAGCCAACGGCAACCAGTTTGGATACGAGTTTAAACTGGCGCCGGGCGCCAGCGTCTTCGACGGACAGCTGGACCTCTGCATCATGCCGCCCGTACGCTTCTATCATCTGCTGCCTGTCAGCTTCCATTCCCTGATGGGGAACATCGATAAAACACGTTATCTTAAACATTTCACCGGAAAGGAAATCACGATCCGCAGCAATTCCCTGCAGTACCTGCAGGTAGATGGCGATGCTGTTCCGATCAACGGTGACGGATCGGTGCGGTTGTCTGTAAAACCCGCCGCCATCAAGGTGATCGTGAATGAATAA
- the nadC gene encoding carboxylating nicotinate-nucleotide diphosphorylase: MLDEAALNAFIRSALAEDIGNGDHSTLACIPPTAKGKAVLKIKENGILAGMEVAAAIFKWLDMHAVFTPFKKDGDAMAAGETAFEIEAAVHTLLMGERLVLNCMQRMSGIATLTHQYVELLKGYHTRILDTRKTTPNFRMLEKEAVRIGGGVNHRMGLYDMVMLKDNHIDFAGGITAAVNKTVAYLAERKLPLKIEVETRNLDDVKEVLAVGQVDRIMLDNFTPEQITAALALINGKVETEASGGINLSTIQAYAATGVDFISVGAIIHHAVSLDLSLKAIIS, from the coding sequence ATGTTAGATGAAGCAGCGCTGAACGCGTTTATCAGAAGCGCCCTGGCAGAAGATATCGGGAATGGCGACCACTCCACGCTGGCCTGTATTCCGCCTACGGCCAAAGGAAAGGCGGTATTGAAGATAAAGGAAAACGGCATCCTCGCCGGCATGGAGGTGGCGGCCGCCATCTTTAAATGGCTGGACATGCACGCGGTATTCACCCCGTTCAAAAAAGACGGTGATGCCATGGCTGCCGGTGAAACTGCTTTCGAAATCGAAGCCGCAGTACATACCCTGCTGATGGGAGAACGACTGGTGCTCAACTGTATGCAGCGGATGAGCGGCATCGCTACCCTTACCCACCAATACGTGGAACTGCTGAAGGGATATCATACCCGTATCCTCGATACCCGCAAAACCACGCCCAACTTCCGCATGCTGGAAAAAGAAGCTGTTCGTATAGGCGGTGGCGTTAATCACCGCATGGGCCTGTATGACATGGTGATGCTGAAAGACAACCACATCGATTTTGCCGGCGGTATCACCGCGGCAGTCAATAAAACCGTGGCGTACCTGGCAGAGCGGAAACTGCCGCTGAAAATAGAAGTCGAAACCCGCAACCTCGATGATGTAAAAGAAGTGCTGGCAGTAGGACAGGTAGATCGGATCATGCTGGACAACTTCACGCCCGAACAAATTACCGCCGCTTTGGCGTTAATTAACGGGAAAGTGGAAACAGAAGCTTCCGGCGGCATCAACCTCAGCACCATCCAGGCGTATGCTGCTACCGGCGTGGATTTTATCTCTGTAGGCGCCATTATTCATCATGCTGTAAGCCTGGATTTGAGTCTGAAAGCGATTATATCTTAA
- the porM gene encoding type IX secretion system motor protein PorM/GldM: MALPKDPRQKMINIMYLVLTAMLALNVSAEILNAFNIVNNSIVTSNGALTDKNNFIYQQFVEQMKDNAEKVAPLKAKAEEVKKLSAEAYNYVEGLKNLIITESGGKDENGELKSQSDLDAPTRVMENMKKGPELEAKLTALRKQLLTFVEPKDQAKFAKTLPLKIEVGKSGSNDHGTGPKTWTTYHFNMVPTIAAVTILGKFQNDIKNSESAIIDDLYRQINAKDFKFDRIRPFISLNSKNLMSGQTLTAQIAVGAYSTTVNPTITVNGQTITATEGLATYSVPVSGLGEKTISGTITLPNPAGGEPITQSFTESYNVGASTTSISADKMNVLYIGLQNPISISAAGVPAEAVSASINGGTITKRGSGEYTVTVSQPGKAVINVVANIDGKVKQLGQKEFRVKRVPDPVLKVGFNKGGSMKAADFKVQLGLAAALEDFEFEGVKYDVVGYRIGVSAKGKEYQEGEANSAYFPNSVAASIRALRPGDEVYFENVKVKGPDGIVRTMPSTIFKLN; this comes from the coding sequence ATGGCACTACCTAAAGATCCTAGGCAGAAGATGATCAACATCATGTACCTGGTCCTAACGGCCATGCTTGCGTTGAACGTCTCTGCTGAAATATTGAACGCTTTTAATATCGTAAATAACTCTATCGTTACTTCCAACGGTGCCCTCACTGATAAAAACAACTTTATTTATCAGCAGTTTGTGGAACAAATGAAAGATAACGCTGAGAAAGTAGCTCCGCTGAAAGCTAAGGCTGAAGAAGTAAAAAAGCTCTCTGCTGAAGCATACAATTACGTGGAGGGCCTGAAAAATCTCATCATCACGGAAAGCGGTGGTAAAGATGAAAACGGTGAGCTTAAATCGCAATCCGATCTGGATGCTCCTACCCGTGTGATGGAGAACATGAAAAAAGGCCCTGAACTGGAAGCTAAACTGACTGCCCTGCGCAAACAGTTGCTTACTTTCGTTGAACCTAAAGACCAGGCGAAATTTGCAAAAACTTTACCCCTGAAAATCGAAGTGGGAAAATCCGGAAGCAATGATCATGGTACCGGTCCTAAAACATGGACTACCTATCATTTCAACATGGTGCCTACCATCGCTGCAGTCACTATCCTGGGTAAATTCCAGAACGATATTAAAAACTCCGAGTCTGCGATCATCGACGACCTGTATCGTCAGATCAACGCAAAAGACTTTAAGTTTGACAGAATCAGGCCGTTCATCTCCCTGAACTCTAAAAACCTGATGTCAGGCCAGACGCTGACTGCACAAATCGCAGTGGGCGCCTATAGCACCACCGTAAACCCGACAATTACTGTCAACGGTCAAACGATCACTGCTACTGAAGGCCTGGCTACCTACTCTGTGCCGGTGAGCGGCCTTGGTGAGAAAACCATTTCCGGTACCATCACCCTGCCTAATCCTGCCGGTGGCGAACCTATCACACAGTCTTTCACTGAAAGCTATAACGTAGGCGCTTCTACTACCTCCATCTCTGCCGACAAAATGAACGTACTGTACATTGGCCTGCAGAACCCGATCTCCATCTCTGCTGCCGGTGTGCCTGCTGAAGCGGTTTCCGCTTCCATCAACGGTGGCACCATTACCAAACGCGGCTCCGGTGAATACACTGTAACTGTTAGCCAGCCTGGTAAAGCGGTGATCAACGTAGTAGCGAACATCGACGGTAAAGTAAAACAGCTGGGCCAGAAAGAATTCCGTGTAAAACGTGTTCCGGACCCTGTACTGAAAGTAGGATTTAATAAAGGTGGCAGCATGAAAGCCGCTGACTTTAAAGTTCAGCTCGGCCTCGCTGCTGCACTGGAAGACTTCGAATTCGAAGGCGTGAAATACGACGTAGTAGGTTACCGTATCGGTGTATCTGCCAAAGGCAAAGAATACCAGGAAGGTGAGGCCAACTCCGCTTACTTCCCGAACAGCGTAGCTGCTTCCATCCGCGCACTGCGCCCGGGTGACGAAGTATACTTCGAAAACGTAAAAGTAAAAGGCCCTGATGGTATTGTACGTACAATGCCCAGCACAATATTCAAATTAAATTAA
- a CDS encoding translation initiation factor, whose protein sequence is MTKKKNSSGNGIVYSTDPNFSFEPEHTEEQETLSPAQQQLRVKLDTKQRAGKVVTLVDGFIGKDEDVEKLGKDLKTKCGTGGSVKDGQILIQGDYKEKVIKWLQDWGYKKTK, encoded by the coding sequence ATGACAAAGAAAAAAAATAGCTCCGGCAACGGGATCGTATACTCTACCGATCCTAATTTTTCTTTTGAACCGGAACATACCGAAGAACAGGAAACCCTCTCCCCTGCTCAGCAACAGCTGAGAGTGAAACTGGATACCAAACAACGCGCCGGTAAGGTAGTGACCCTGGTAGATGGTTTTATCGGAAAAGACGAAGATGTGGAGAAACTGGGGAAAGACCTGAAAACAAAATGCGGTACCGGCGGTAGCGTAAAAGACGGCCAGATATTGATCCAGGGCGATTATAAAGAGAAAGTGATCAAGTGGTTGCAGGACTGGGGGTATAAAAAGACCAAATAA
- a CDS encoding aldo/keto reductase, giving the protein MQYRKLGKTGESISAIGLGCMGMSFAYGHEGDFNEEESLKTLELALDLGINFWDTADMYGQGANEILLSKILATKRDKVFLATKFGFRYREDGSTYFDGSPKHLKQAVEDSLKRLKVDVIDLYYAHRVDENVPIEETVGAMADLVKAGKVRYLGLSEASAASIRKAYAVHPIAALQSEYSLFTRDVEGEILKTTRELGISLVAYSPLGRGMATGAITDASTLGANDFRRTLPRFQQGNFEQNLQTVTALENFAKEKGITSAQLSLAWLLAQGEDIVPIPGTKRRKYLQENAAAADVQLNSADLEKINAILKDGVVAGSRYSEGALKLVNR; this is encoded by the coding sequence ATGCAGTACAGAAAACTTGGAAAAACAGGTGAATCAATATCAGCGATTGGACTGGGTTGCATGGGCATGTCATTTGCCTATGGCCATGAAGGGGATTTCAACGAAGAAGAGTCTCTGAAAACACTGGAACTGGCGCTGGACCTCGGCATCAATTTCTGGGATACCGCAGATATGTACGGGCAGGGCGCCAATGAAATCCTGCTCTCTAAAATACTGGCTACCAAAAGAGATAAAGTATTCCTCGCTACCAAATTCGGCTTCAGATACAGGGAAGATGGCTCTACCTATTTCGACGGCTCTCCGAAACACCTGAAGCAGGCCGTGGAAGACAGCCTGAAAAGACTGAAAGTGGATGTGATCGATCTCTACTACGCACACCGGGTGGATGAAAACGTACCGATCGAAGAAACCGTAGGCGCCATGGCTGACCTGGTAAAAGCCGGTAAAGTACGCTACCTCGGCCTTTCTGAAGCCAGCGCCGCTTCCATCAGAAAAGCATATGCCGTACATCCGATCGCCGCATTACAAAGTGAATATTCCCTGTTTACCAGGGACGTGGAAGGAGAAATCCTGAAGACCACCCGTGAACTGGGTATTTCCCTGGTAGCCTACAGCCCCCTGGGAAGAGGCATGGCCACCGGCGCTATTACAGACGCCTCCACACTGGGAGCAAATGACTTCCGCAGAACACTGCCCCGCTTCCAGCAAGGCAATTTTGAACAGAACCTGCAAACCGTAACTGCTTTGGAAAACTTTGCGAAAGAGAAGGGGATCACCTCTGCACAGCTCTCTCTCGCATGGCTGCTGGCCCAGGGAGAAGACATCGTACCGATACCCGGCACCAAACGCAGGAAATATTTACAGGAAAATGCTGCTGCCGCAGATGTTCAGCTGAACAGCGCTGATCTGGAAAAAATAAATGCCATCCTGAAAGACGGCGTTGTGGCCGGGTCCAGGTACAGTGAGGGCGCACTGAAACTGGTAAACCGCTAG
- the gpmI gene encoding 2,3-bisphosphoglycerate-independent phosphoglycerate mutase, which translates to MEKKRAILVIMDGWGEGKVPTADAIAQAQTPFVSSLYNKYPHSNLVTCGEAVGLPEGQMGNSEVGHLNIGAGRIVYQELQRINVAARDGELAANSVLLDTLAHARNNNKALHLIGLVSNGGVHSHIEHLKTLTTIAKAQGLEKVYIHAFTDGRDTDPKSGLGFLEDLQAHLQQSTGKIASVIGRYYAMDRDKRWERVKLAYDALVHGTGTGTHDLLTAIKASYAEGVTDEFIKPIIVQDEAGAPLATIQDGDAVLCFNFRTDRCREITQVLTQEAFPDFGMKPLQVYYTTMTEYDKTYKNVHVIFENDNLNMTLGEVLAKDGYTQVRIAETEKYPHVSFFFSGGREKEFEGERRIMIPSPKVATYDLKPEMSANEVTDAIVPVLQEKSADFIALNFANADMVGHTGVFSAAIKAVETVDHCVNRVVTAALASNYTVFLTADHGNADYMINEDGTPNTAHTLNLVPFFIISNDFQGKVKDGKLGDIAPTILHFMGLAAPKEMTGTVLV; encoded by the coding sequence ATGGAAAAGAAAAGAGCCATTCTCGTAATTATGGATGGATGGGGCGAAGGTAAAGTGCCTACCGCTGACGCCATTGCACAAGCACAGACTCCCTTTGTTAGCAGCCTATATAACAAATACCCCCACAGCAATCTCGTTACCTGCGGCGAAGCTGTAGGTTTACCGGAGGGCCAGATGGGTAACTCCGAAGTAGGTCACCTCAACATTGGCGCCGGCAGGATCGTATACCAGGAACTGCAACGGATCAACGTAGCGGCCCGCGACGGAGAACTGGCAGCCAATTCCGTTCTGCTGGACACCCTGGCGCACGCCAGGAACAACAACAAAGCCCTCCACCTGATCGGACTGGTAAGTAACGGTGGCGTACACTCGCATATCGAACACCTGAAAACACTGACCACCATCGCCAAAGCACAAGGGCTGGAAAAAGTATATATCCACGCCTTTACCGACGGCCGCGATACCGACCCGAAAAGCGGACTGGGCTTCCTGGAAGACCTGCAGGCCCACCTGCAGCAGTCAACCGGCAAAATAGCCTCTGTCATCGGCCGCTATTATGCCATGGACAGAGATAAACGCTGGGAACGCGTAAAACTGGCCTACGATGCGCTGGTCCACGGCACCGGTACCGGTACCCACGACCTGCTCACCGCTATTAAAGCCTCCTACGCAGAAGGCGTAACCGACGAATTCATCAAACCGATCATCGTTCAGGACGAAGCCGGCGCCCCCCTGGCCACCATCCAGGATGGCGACGCTGTACTGTGTTTCAACTTCCGTACGGACCGCTGCCGCGAAATCACCCAGGTGCTCACACAGGAAGCTTTCCCTGATTTCGGGATGAAGCCGCTGCAGGTATACTACACCACCATGACGGAATACGATAAAACCTATAAAAACGTACACGTCATCTTCGAAAACGATAACCTGAACATGACCCTCGGCGAAGTACTCGCTAAAGACGGCTATACGCAGGTACGTATCGCAGAAACCGAAAAATACCCGCACGTTTCCTTCTTCTTCTCCGGCGGACGGGAGAAAGAATTTGAAGGCGAACGCAGGATCATGATACCATCACCCAAAGTGGCCACCTACGACCTGAAACCGGAAATGAGCGCCAATGAAGTAACAGACGCCATCGTTCCCGTACTGCAGGAAAAATCCGCCGATTTTATCGCCCTCAACTTCGCCAATGCGGACATGGTAGGCCATACCGGCGTATTCTCCGCTGCCATAAAAGCGGTGGAAACCGTAGACCACTGCGTCAACCGGGTAGTAACCGCCGCTCTGGCCAGCAACTACACCGTATTCCTGACCGCAGACCACGGCAACGCCGATTATATGATCAACGAAGACGGCACCCCCAACACCGCCCATACCCTCAACCTCGTTCCTTTCTTCATTATCAGCAACGACTTCCAGGGTAAAGTGAAAGATGGCAAACTCGGCGACATCGCCCCCACCATCCTGCATTTCATGGGACTGGCCGCTCCGAAGGAAATGACCGGCACCGTACTCGTATAG
- the uvrC gene encoding excinuclease ABC subunit UvrC yields MTAAEFQQISHTIPLDPGIYKYYDKDGTLLYVGKAKSLRKRVSSYFVKYHDNFKTRKLVEHIHHIEFTIVNSEQDAFLLENSLIKQFQPRYNINLKDDKTYPYIVIKHEPFPRVFFTRNVIKDGSDYLGPFTSVGRVREILEVIRYNIPLRTCNLNLSDQNIKKGKFKVCLEYHLGNCKGPCEGLQTEEDYREGLAQVKNVLKGNLSPVVNLFKEQMQQYAAAMEFEKAEIMRKKIASLEDYSAKSTVVNTRMGNVDVFSIISDGNHAYVNYLRILNGTISDTKTVTLEKQLEEGDEEVLSYAIAYLRDVFKSITPEIVVPFPLEYPESDVTITVPKGGDKKKLLELSEKNVNYFKEELYRKKILHLEGKSDMERKQVLYQLQADLELPLLPEHIECFDNSNFQGAYPVSACVVFKDGVASKKDYRHFNIKTVEGINDFASMKEVVYRRYSRLLAEQQPLPQLVIIDGGKGQLGSAMESIRALDLIGSMTVVGLAKNEEEIFFPGDSESIKLPFNSESLKLIRRIRDEVHRFGITFHRQKRSKGTFKNELETIKGIGEQTATQLLKTFRSVAKIKLLSEEDLTQEIGSAKARLVWEHFHKAQS; encoded by the coding sequence ATGACAGCAGCAGAATTCCAGCAAATATCACATACCATACCACTTGATCCCGGCATCTACAAATATTACGATAAGGACGGCACCCTGCTGTATGTAGGCAAAGCCAAAAGCCTGCGTAAAAGAGTGAGTTCCTATTTCGTCAAGTATCACGATAACTTCAAAACCCGTAAACTGGTGGAACATATCCACCACATTGAGTTTACCATCGTCAACTCCGAGCAGGACGCGTTTCTGCTGGAGAACTCCCTGATCAAACAGTTCCAGCCCCGGTACAACATCAACCTGAAAGACGATAAAACATATCCTTATATCGTCATCAAACATGAACCGTTCCCGAGGGTGTTCTTTACCCGCAACGTGATCAAAGACGGATCGGATTACCTGGGACCGTTTACCTCCGTAGGCCGTGTCCGGGAAATACTGGAAGTGATCCGCTACAATATTCCGCTGCGCACCTGTAACCTCAACCTCAGCGATCAGAACATCAAAAAAGGGAAATTCAAGGTCTGCCTTGAATACCACCTCGGCAACTGCAAAGGCCCCTGCGAAGGATTACAGACAGAAGAAGACTACCGGGAAGGACTGGCGCAGGTGAAAAACGTATTAAAAGGCAACCTGTCGCCCGTGGTCAACCTGTTCAAGGAACAAATGCAGCAATACGCCGCCGCCATGGAGTTTGAAAAGGCGGAGATCATGCGCAAGAAAATCGCCAGCCTTGAAGACTATTCCGCCAAGTCCACGGTGGTCAACACCCGCATGGGCAACGTGGACGTGTTCTCCATCATCAGCGACGGCAACCATGCCTACGTCAACTATCTGCGTATTCTCAACGGCACCATCTCCGATACGAAGACAGTGACCCTCGAAAAACAACTGGAAGAAGGAGACGAAGAAGTACTCAGCTACGCTATCGCCTATCTGCGGGACGTATTTAAAAGCATCACCCCGGAAATCGTAGTGCCTTTCCCCCTGGAGTACCCAGAGAGCGATGTTACCATTACCGTCCCTAAAGGAGGGGATAAAAAGAAACTCCTGGAACTGTCGGAGAAGAACGTGAATTATTTCAAGGAAGAACTATACCGGAAGAAAATTCTGCACCTCGAAGGCAAGAGCGATATGGAGCGAAAGCAGGTGCTCTACCAGTTGCAGGCCGATCTTGAACTACCGTTGCTGCCGGAGCACATCGAGTGTTTCGATAACTCCAACTTCCAGGGCGCTTACCCCGTGTCCGCCTGTGTGGTGTTTAAAGACGGCGTAGCCTCCAAAAAAGACTACCGCCATTTCAATATCAAAACGGTGGAAGGCATCAACGATTTCGCTTCCATGAAGGAAGTCGTATACCGGCGTTACTCCCGCCTGCTGGCAGAACAGCAGCCGTTGCCGCAGCTCGTCATTATCGATGGTGGTAAAGGGCAGCTGGGATCAGCCATGGAAAGCATCCGTGCACTGGACCTGATTGGCAGCATGACCGTCGTAGGCCTTGCCAAAAACGAGGAGGAGATCTTTTTCCCTGGTGACTCAGAAAGTATCAAACTGCCGTTCAACAGCGAGAGCCTGAAGCTGATACGCCGTATCCGTGACGAGGTACACCGTTTCGGTATCACTTTCCACCGTCAGAAACGCAGCAAGGGCACCTTTAAAAACGAACTGGAAACCATCAAGGGAATTGGTGAACAAACCGCCACGCAACTGCTGAAAACATTCCGCTCTGTCGCCAAAATAAAACTGCTTTCGGAAGAAGACCTCACGCAGGAAATCGGCAGCGCCAAGGCCAGGCTGGTATGGGAACATTTCCATAAAGCCCAAAGCTAG
- the porN gene encoding type IX secretion system ring protein PorN/GldN, whose translation MRAVIFNRIGWCTMLLVMLATAAEAQRRGGTTRRRTATEATQTDPNAPVVNPATGNAVTPPPPAPNAASQRPDGITAPVSDTPRKSLRVDGVVERNLARERVPIVYDYIREDDRFWEKRVWQVIDVREKINLPFQYNVEDESGINQLFINILLNAIKNKEVEAFNPIDDRFTTVMPYEEIQTKIAGEERTVRSIDPVTGEEKMVTTRDDFDPRTIRQYKVKEVWVFDKEASALKVRILGIAPMVSRMNEDGSVRASIPLFWVYYPDLRPTLAKYDVYNQNNDASTISWEDLFEMRFFGSYVVKENNTYNREIKDYIKDGVMRLLEGQSIKDRIFNKEQDLWQY comes from the coding sequence ATGCGAGCAGTAATATTTAACAGAATTGGTTGGTGTACAATGTTGCTGGTAATGCTGGCAACAGCTGCGGAAGCACAGAGACGTGGTGGTACTACCCGCCGCAGAACAGCTACCGAAGCAACACAGACAGACCCGAATGCGCCGGTGGTAAACCCCGCTACCGGGAATGCTGTAACACCGCCTCCTCCTGCTCCTAACGCCGCGTCCCAACGCCCGGACGGTATCACCGCCCCGGTATCAGACACGCCGCGCAAATCACTGCGCGTAGATGGTGTGGTAGAGAGAAACCTCGCAAGAGAACGCGTTCCCATCGTTTACGACTACATCCGCGAGGATGACCGTTTCTGGGAAAAACGTGTCTGGCAGGTAATCGATGTCCGGGAGAAAATCAACCTCCCCTTCCAATACAACGTGGAAGACGAAAGTGGCATTAACCAACTGTTTATTAATATTCTGCTGAACGCTATCAAGAATAAGGAAGTTGAAGCTTTCAACCCTATCGATGACCGCTTCACCACGGTAATGCCCTACGAGGAAATCCAAACCAAGATCGCAGGTGAAGAAAGGACCGTACGCAGTATCGACCCGGTTACCGGCGAAGAAAAAATGGTGACCACCCGCGATGACTTCGATCCCCGTACTATCAGACAGTACAAGGTGAAAGAAGTATGGGTGTTCGACAAAGAAGCTTCCGCCCTTAAAGTCCGTATCCTCGGTATCGCCCCTATGGTGTCCCGCATGAACGAAGATGGCAGCGTCCGCGCTTCTATCCCCCTGTTCTGGGTATATTACCCTGATCTGCGTCCTACCCTGGCCAAGTACGATGTGTACAACCAGAACAACGACGCATCCACTATCAGCTGGGAAGACCTCTTCGAGATGCGTTTCTTCGGCAGCTATGTGGTGAAGGAAAACAATACCTACAACCGCGAGATCAAGGACTACATTAAAGACGGTGTGATGCGCCTCCTAGAAGGCCAGTCCATCAAAGACCGTATCTTTAATAAAGAACAGGACCTCTGGCAGTACTAG
- a CDS encoding DinB family protein, producing MASVSTSSLLKQLRLQIVAAQYKAEDHFGGQSADVLSYTPQPGTWSALQCLEHLNTYGRFYLPALDKAITAAERNGSQPLETFKSSWLGAWFTKQMQPTPDGKLRSRMKSPKGHLPAVQPDAAGVLSEFIRQQETMEALMDRAAKINLQKAKVPTSLSGFIKLSVGDTFGFMTAHINRHVLQAENVIRRCPKRVEKAV from the coding sequence ATGGCCTCAGTTAGCACCAGCTCGCTTTTAAAGCAACTCCGCTTACAGATTGTAGCAGCGCAGTATAAAGCCGAAGACCATTTCGGCGGCCAGTCTGCAGACGTATTGTCCTATACGCCCCAACCGGGCACATGGAGCGCCCTTCAGTGCCTGGAACACCTGAATACTTACGGCCGGTTTTACCTGCCGGCATTGGATAAAGCGATTACAGCAGCGGAAAGAAATGGCAGCCAGCCCCTGGAGACATTTAAGAGCAGCTGGCTGGGCGCCTGGTTTACCAAACAGATGCAACCCACGCCGGACGGGAAGCTACGTTCCCGTATGAAGTCACCCAAAGGGCATCTCCCGGCTGTTCAGCCCGATGCTGCGGGTGTGCTCAGTGAATTTATCCGGCAACAGGAAACCATGGAAGCCCTCATGGACAGGGCTGCGAAAATCAACTTGCAAAAAGCGAAGGTGCCCACTTCCCTCTCCGGCTTTATCAAACTGTCTGTGGGCGATACTTTCGGCTTTATGACAGCGCATATCAACCGGCATGTGCTGCAGGCGGAAAACGTCATCCGCCGTTGCCCGAAACGGGTGGAAAAAGCAGTCTAG
- a CDS encoding Crp/Fnr family transcriptional regulator, with product MELLRKTAFSIMPLPDKEWEDLSACWTPVTFKRKDMITVAGEVEKYIYFVEEGVQRLFSLENDREVTLLFTYIGSFSGVIDSFQLQRPSPWYLEALTHSRMLRLSWADFDRLTRQYPLLDRWVRLGSVAALGGILERHKEILSYSAEQKFRTLLTRSPHVLQLIPQKYLASYLGIDPATFSKLLKSVKL from the coding sequence TTGGAACTTCTGCGTAAAACAGCCTTCAGCATCATGCCCCTGCCGGACAAAGAGTGGGAAGATCTTTCCGCCTGCTGGACACCGGTCACCTTCAAAAGAAAGGACATGATCACCGTGGCCGGTGAAGTGGAAAAATATATCTACTTCGTGGAAGAAGGCGTGCAACGGCTGTTCAGCCTGGAAAACGACCGGGAAGTCACCCTCCTGTTCACTTACATCGGCTCGTTCTCCGGAGTGATAGACTCGTTTCAGCTGCAACGCCCCTCCCCCTGGTACCTGGAAGCGCTGACGCACAGCCGCATGCTGCGCCTGTCGTGGGCCGACTTTGACCGCCTTACCCGGCAATACCCCCTGCTCGACAGGTGGGTGCGCCTCGGGTCAGTGGCCGCCCTGGGCGGCATCCTGGAACGGCATAAGGAAATCCTCTCCTACAGTGCGGAACAGAAGTTCCGGACGCTCCTTACACGCAGTCCGCATGTGCTGCAGCTGATACCGCAGAAATACCTCGCCTCTTATCTCGGTATCGATCCCGCCACCTTCAGCAAACTCCTGAAGTCAGTAAAATTGTAA
- a CDS encoding DUF4783 domain-containing protein: MKKLLIVLMVLLGGIISAFALSARSEEMLVAGPFEDVVSAIKQGDVNSLSRYLDNNVEINISGKANAYSKAQAEIILKDFFSKNQVKSFELVHQGGEASKFGIGNLSTSGGNYRLSFFLQKKGGSMVLNELRFENK, encoded by the coding sequence ATGAAGAAGCTATTGATTGTGCTGATGGTGTTGTTGGGAGGAATTATTTCAGCATTTGCGCTGTCGGCACGTTCAGAGGAGATGCTGGTAGCCGGACCGTTTGAAGATGTGGTAAGTGCTATCAAGCAAGGCGATGTAAACAGCTTATCCCGTTACCTGGACAACAATGTCGAAATTAATATCAGTGGTAAAGCGAATGCTTACAGTAAAGCACAGGCAGAGATCATCCTGAAGGATTTCTTCTCCAAAAACCAGGTGAAATCCTTCGAACTGGTACACCAGGGAGGCGAAGCCTCTAAGTTCGGTATCGGTAATCTGAGCACCAGCGGAGGGAATTATCGCCTTTCGTTCTTCCTGCAGAAAAAGGGAGGGTCTATGGTCCTCAACGAGCTAAGATTTGAGAATAAGTAA